Proteins encoded in a region of the Caldanaerobius fijiensis DSM 17918 genome:
- a CDS encoding chromate transporter, with protein MTKRLIQMFLVFFKIGAFTLGGGYAMVPLMKKEIAGKRKWLSDEEFVDILAVAQSAPGPIAINTSVYVGYKMGGFIGSIVATLGSTLPSFITILLIAMFFTTIKDQPLIEAIFKGIRPAVAAMIGASVITLLKSAKIKSGALTVTFLAAVAIIVFNLHPILVIILAALGGISAMAISGGEERGSTD; from the coding sequence TTGACAAAACGGTTGATACAGATGTTTCTGGTTTTTTTCAAGATAGGAGCATTTACATTAGGCGGCGGTTACGCCATGGTACCGCTCATGAAAAAAGAGATTGCAGGCAAACGCAAGTGGCTTTCTGATGAAGAATTTGTGGATATCCTGGCGGTTGCTCAGTCGGCACCTGGACCTATTGCTATAAATACATCGGTATATGTGGGTTACAAAATGGGGGGCTTTATCGGCTCTATCGTTGCTACTTTAGGATCGACCCTTCCTTCTTTTATTACTATTTTATTGATTGCGATGTTTTTTACCACGATAAAAGATCAACCGCTGATAGAGGCTATTTTTAAGGGGATAAGGCCCGCTGTGGCAGCAATGATAGGTGCTTCCGTAATAACGCTGCTTAAATCGGCTAAAATAAAGAGTGGCGCGTTGACAGTTACATTTCTTGCAGCAGTGGCTATCATCGTTTTTAATTTACATCCGATACTTGTTATAATATTAGCTGCGCTGGGAGGTATATCAGCGATGGCTATTTCGGGAGGCGAAGAACGTGGCAGTACTGATTAA
- a CDS encoding chromate transporter yields the protein MAVLIKILLSFIKIGAFSFGGGYAVLAVIQKEIVNVNHWLSNKDFIDVVAISQVTPGPIAINSATYVGYTIKGILGSTLATLGVVLPSFVIILIIARYFTRFSDKPAVKWMFKGIRPASIGLIAAAAVSVAEGSFIDVYSWLIFLLAFILTYKDFDPILLTIISGILGIIFYYQPLHALFRL from the coding sequence GTGGCAGTACTGATTAAGATTTTGCTTTCGTTTATAAAGATAGGTGCATTCAGTTTTGGTGGCGGGTATGCGGTACTTGCCGTCATTCAAAAAGAAATAGTTAATGTGAATCATTGGTTATCAAACAAAGACTTTATAGATGTAGTGGCTATTTCTCAGGTGACGCCGGGTCCTATAGCGATAAATTCTGCAACTTATGTGGGGTACACCATAAAAGGTATTTTGGGTTCGACACTTGCTACACTAGGTGTGGTTTTACCTTCATTTGTCATTATTTTAATCATAGCCAGGTATTTTACTCGTTTTTCTGATAAACCTGCTGTTAAATGGATGTTTAAGGGGATAAGGCCTGCCAGCATTGGCCTTATAGCTGCGGCTGCCGTATCAGTTGCAGAAGGGTCGTTTATAGATGTATACAGCTGGTTGATATTTTTATTGGCATTTATACTTACATATAAAGATTTTGATCCTATTTTGCTTACTATAATTTCTGGCATTTTAGGAATTATATTTTATTACCAGCCTCTTCATGCATTGTTTAGATTATAA